A genome region from Planctomycetota bacterium includes the following:
- the pstB gene encoding phosphate ABC transporter ATP-binding protein PstB, producing the protein MPDRTAPILAKPAAISAPGTPGAEQVTVRAKDFNAWYGTFQALHKITLDIPSQRVTSLIGPSGCGKSTFLRWINRMNDLVPSARAEGVLLLDHDDVLDTAFDVVELRRRVGMVFQKPNPFPKSIYENIAFGPRLHKRFHRSELDALVEASLRAAAIWDEVKDRLHQSALGLSGGQQQRLCIARAIAVGPEVLLMDEPCSALDPRSTASVEALIRELRQTFTIVVVTHNMQQAARVSDLTAFFFEGKLVEAGPTDGIFTNPRNKQTEDYVTGRFG; encoded by the coding sequence ATGCCCGACCGAACCGCACCCATTCTTGCCAAACCCGCCGCGATCTCCGCGCCCGGAACGCCCGGCGCCGAGCAGGTCACGGTGCGGGCAAAGGATTTCAACGCTTGGTACGGCACATTCCAAGCGCTGCACAAGATCACGCTGGACATTCCCTCGCAGCGGGTGACTTCGTTGATCGGTCCCTCCGGCTGCGGCAAGAGCACTTTCCTGCGCTGGATCAACCGCATGAACGACCTGGTGCCCAGCGCTCGCGCCGAAGGCGTGCTGCTGCTGGATCACGACGACGTGTTGGACACGGCCTTCGATGTGGTCGAGCTGCGCCGCCGCGTGGGCATGGTCTTCCAGAAGCCCAATCCATTTCCCAAGAGCATCTACGAGAACATCGCCTTCGGGCCGCGCTTGCACAAGCGCTTCCACCGCAGCGAGCTGGACGCGCTGGTCGAGGCCAGCCTTCGCGCCGCGGCGATCTGGGACGAGGTCAAGGATCGCCTGCATCAAAGCGCGTTGGGACTCTCGGGCGGCCAGCAGCAGCGGCTCTGCATCGCCCGCGCCATCGCGGTCGGTCCCGAAGTGCTTTTGATGGACGAGCCCTGCTCGGCGCTGGATCCGCGCAGCACCGCCAGCGTGGAGGCCCTGATCCGCGAGCTGCGCCAGACCTTCACCATCGTGGTGGTGACGCACAACATGCAGCAGGCCGCCCGCGTGAGCGACCTCACCGCCTTCTTCTTCGAGGGCAAGCTGGTCGAGGCGGGCCCGACCGACGGCATCTTCACCAATCCCAGGAACAAGCAGACGGAGGATTACGTGACCGGCCGCTTTGGCTGA
- the phoU gene encoding phosphate signaling complex protein PhoU codes for MAVDLRNEMVDLRRNLLAMGAMVEQRVTRVIEVMIDGDLQLAEVVRAGDAEVDQMELELEATCMRLLALAQPVAGDLRLILAVIRISNELERIADLARGIAKKLIKLGATDGPALPPAMIDLAFASRTMLSDVLAAMANEDASLCRQVRRADQRVDDLHKEVLLWARQEIPRDVATSGQTIEMLTIAQRFERIADMTTNIAEDVIFLVEGRIVRHTPDE; via the coding sequence ATGGCAGTCGATCTTCGAAATGAAATGGTGGATTTGCGGCGCAACCTGCTGGCCATGGGGGCCATGGTGGAGCAGCGCGTCACGCGCGTGATCGAGGTGATGATCGACGGCGACTTGCAGCTGGCCGAGGTGGTCCGCGCCGGCGACGCCGAGGTGGACCAGATGGAGCTGGAACTGGAGGCGACCTGCATGCGGCTGCTGGCCCTGGCCCAGCCGGTCGCGGGTGATTTGCGGCTGATTCTCGCGGTCATCCGCATCAGCAACGAGCTGGAGCGCATCGCGGATCTCGCCCGCGGCATCGCCAAGAAACTCATCAAGCTCGGGGCCACCGACGGACCCGCACTGCCGCCGGCCATGATCGACCTGGCCTTCGCCAGCCGCACGATGCTCAGCGATGTGCTGGCCGCCATGGCCAACGAGGACGCCTCGCTCTGCCGGCAGGTGCGCCGCGCCGACCAGCGCGTGGACGACTTGCACAAGGAAGTGCTGCTCTGGGCAAGGCAGGAAATTCCTCGCGATGTCGCCACCTCGGGACAGACCATCGAGATGCTCACCATCGCTCAGCGCTTCGAGCGCATCGCCGACATGACCACCAACATCGCCGAGGATGTGATCTTCCTGGTCGAGGGGCGGATCGTGCGGCACACGCCGGATGAATAG